Below is a window of Coriobacterium glomerans PW2 DNA.
CCTCCTGTACTTCTTCTACTTCGCGACCTGGCAGCTATCCGCGACGTTTCTGCCCATGTGGTTGCAGGACACCGCTGGAATGAATGCCATGAACATCGGCATCCTCAACACCATCGCCGCGCTCGGAGCACTCATCCTTCAACCGATCTTCGGACCGTTGCAGGACAAGCTCGCCTTGAAAAAGCACCTGTTCTATCTCGTGGTCATATGCATACTGTGTCTCGGACCACTGTTCAACTGGGTCTTTCTTCCTTTGATACGAGTCAACCAGATCGCGGGGGCCGCGGTCGCCGGCGGGTATCTGAGTCTGTGCCTGAACGGCGGCGTCGGCATCATCGAGGCCTATAACGAGCGCTCCTCACGAGCGCACGATTTCGAGTACGGTCACGCGCGCCTCTTCGGTTCGCTGGCCGGAGCCACCGCATCGTTTGTGGGCGGCTTCATGTACGCGGCGAATCCCTCCTCGGTGTTCTGGGGCATGACGTTTTGCGGAGCGGTGCTCATCGTGCTCATCAGCTTGGTGCGCGTGCCGCAAGATGCGATGGAGCGCGCCGAGGGACTGCACGACGAGCAGCGCGTCGAGGTGACCCGGGAGGACTTCGCCAAGAACACGTGGAGAAACCGCAGCTTCTGGGGATTCGTTCTGCTCATCATCGGCTCGGCCACCATGTACGACATCTTCGACCAGCAGTTCGCCAACTACTTCTCAGCTATGTTCGTGCAGAACGGCATGGGCTCGCTCACCCAGGGCGAGGCCCTGTTCGCCAACGTCGTATCGATCCAGATACTCCTCGAAGCGCTGTTCATGGTCATCATGCCGGCGCTCATCAATCGGATCGGCGCCAAGACGGGTCTGATTCTCTATGGGCTCATTCTGTTCGTGCGCGTGCTCGGCTGCGCGTTCATCCCGAGCGTTCCGGTGCTCATCTTCTGGAGGCTGCTCGCCTCGCTTGAGATGCCCTTCATGCTCGTCTCGGTCATGAAGTACATCACGCGGGTGTTCGACAAGAAGGTCTCCGCGACGGTGTACATGTACGGATTCGGAACGGCCAAGCAGGTCGGTGTGTTCATCTTCTCGATCACCATGGGTGCGATGATCAACGGCATCGGGTTCAAACATGCATATCT
It encodes the following:
- a CDS encoding oligosaccharide MFS transporter, whose product is MNSLRRPVFWNFGLLYFFYFATWQLSATFLPMWLQDTAGMNAMNIGILNTIAALGALILQPIFGPLQDKLALKKHLFYLVVICILCLGPLFNWVFLPLIRVNQIAGAAVAGGYLSLCLNGGVGIIEAYNERSSRAHDFEYGHARLFGSLAGATASFVGGFMYAANPSSVFWGMTFCGAVLIVLISLVRVPQDAMERAEGLHDEQRVEVTREDFAKNTWRNRSFWGFVLLIIGSATMYDIFDQQFANYFSAMFVQNGMGSLTQGEALFANVVSIQILLEALFMVIMPALINRIGAKTGLILYGLILFVRVLGCAFIPSVPVLIFWRLLASLEMPFMLVSVMKYITRVFDKKVSATVYMYGFGTAKQVGVFIFSITMGAMINGIGFKHAYLVLAVIIIVLVVLGASLMRSDVLSSAEGKDAKKGASLA